One Glycine max cultivar Williams 82 chromosome 8, Glycine_max_v4.0, whole genome shotgun sequence genomic window, ctgCATATCTAATTCTAGCCTTTCTCACTTGAAACTGGACAATATCACCAACCGATCCAAAATTGTGCTTTCTACTCCAAATCTTACTTCCATCACAATTCTGGACAACCTCAATCTCACTTTTGAGGAATTCTCCTCCACATGTAATCTTTCATCTCTTGAAGAAGTATTCCAAATTATTCACTTTTCACTTCCATATGTTTCCCGTTTCTCCAAGATGATCTCTCCTTACAATGAAATGTTGAGGATTATATTATGATTGTCTTGTTTATATGGTTTATTATAGGTGTTTTCTTATTTGGCTTTGGTTAAGAAACCATAACTGTGGggattactattttttttttaaggaacttCAAAATGGAGAATTAAACACAcagtttatatataataaaaatactcGTAATTGTTTTGTCAAACACCTTAATAATATGGAAAGTCACTAACTATTGcgtcattaattaaaaacaaaacttgttAACGAGGACCAAGACAGTTAACACCAAAAAAAAGTATAGGACTAGAAATGCGAAAACAttatttaggaactaaaaacaaaaattctaagaaaaaaaaactcttattaaaaagatattaaaccctaaaatatgttactatttaatttaactctaatttaatttaaatcaagttAAAAATCCTACGAAAATACCACATATTTATTAGTACTTAAAAAGCTCACTCAATTCTATTGTTTATAAATACCTACAAAAATGtcgctcaatttttttatttctttatttcccTCTTTAAAAGATTTAACTTAATGCATAAAACCATCCTAAGACAAATTAAATTTAGAGTAAAACGCATATATTAAAGAGTATTCCATCTGTTCAGAAATATAAggaattttttctctttctcaaatataatttttttaataaattttatcttatttgatattattatctctaaaatatattttatgattcttttttatttgtgatactaagtttcaataaaagataaattgaaaaaattattttttaattgaaattaacataattaaatataattaactaacctttttaattaatctggcatgtttttttcttatatataaacaatGCACTTTGCACaattaagttttatatttatctatttatctcTATATCtctctttataaaataaaatcaatttattttttaatagttatacACACATATACTGACATGTACTTTTTTTAAACCCAAaatcataactttttttaaaaagcatCCTTAAGTACAAGTATGAACATAAGCAAAGAATACATCAGATTTACATCtcaaaagtttatactatttaatGATAACTTTTAACATCTTTTTATATTTCactcttaatatttttaagtaaatgACGTACAagatgataataaataaaaacgtCTTACTAACTAGTgccagtatttttttaataatctatAGATTATTATGGGTTAAgaaatcaataatatttttttttattaaatttcaccTTAGACGTGTATTAAAAATCACATCGAAAATGTTTTCATAATATTCTTAGGACACTTAATAACATTTACCTAAATAAAAGTAAGATGCtttaagtaaattaataaagaaaattatatatacatacacaccTTAGGCACGACTTAATAATGTCAAGTACTAATTGagcatgatttatttaaataaacaagCGTGACTATAAGTTTactttatccttaaaaaaaagtttaactttatttatttagttaaacAAGCTGAACCgaataatttacaaatatataagcTAATTTGCACCCCAAGTTGCATTTTATTGTAGGGGGTATACCAACACCAAgccattaaaaagaaaaatgaaagagcATCGAAAAGCATTGTGTCAGAATAACAAATACTATGATATAAGAAAGCATATTGCTTATCCATATCTCAGAGCAGTGGAAGTTCGACTGGCATAGAATTGGAGAGGGATTTTGTAGGCATACTCAAATTCCAGAACTTTGATCGAACAGGACTCCATAAAATTTTCAACTCTTACGTGCAAACAGAAGATCCATTCAACCTGCTGTCTACACACCTGCCTCTTGACAACCTTAGGTGTAGGGAACAACAAATATGTTGTTGgcttcataaaagaaaaaaatgcctCATCTGATTAAGAAAATTTGAGGAGATTGACTTTTTAAAATTCAGAATATGCCCACAATTATGAAAAGTGATCAATAACAAAGTTGATACCTAGCTGGCTGCAGGCAATGGCAGAAGCCATTCTGATTCAGGAACTTCATTGCAAAACGTCAACCTGTCTTCGTAGAGAGAAAACTCATAattttcaaagttttaaaattcaGAATCATTGTCATTGCACTCACTGTATTCGTCGTCATTGAAATTACCGTCAGTGTCATCTCCATCAGAGTATTCCTCCTCACTCTGCAAAACAACCATCAGCagataattaattttcactctgattaaaatgcattttagtttcttttcgTCAATCCTTCTCATCCTTACCCTCTTTcatatgataataaatttgatgTTATAAGAATCTCACACTCCACATTAGGCATTTTCCATTTAAGATCCTAAAGTTGGTATTATATGCAGGTGTTATTATTCCATATTAAAACGAAACTTGCAAACAAATATTTGATAACTTTTCCAAAATAGAGCAAGGAAAGACGAAGGGTATCTTACTTGGGTGAACTCTGATATATGGTCTATTTGGTTGTGGTCCTCTACGTTCCACCTATCTTTAGTCCCCAAATCCTGAGACAAACCCTATggataatttaaattaagattaGTTGTTATATAGAACTCAAACCTGATGCTGACGGGTTGGTATGTCAACAGTAGGTATAATAATCGCATATACATGAGCTGGTGAACACACTGAAATTCTAGAAACATTTAAATGCTAACAGTAGGAAAAAGTCAAGGACAAGATTGAgcatacaataaataaaaatattaaccattcaaaaaaacaatatttgctGTTAGTTGATGATTTCAGCAAAGATCAGACCCACATGTTGAATAACTATAGAAGAACCAGTACTGCATTGCACTTGAACTACTTAAAAGCTTGAAGTATGACACAGTATGTCGATGCATGAATGGATAATTTGGTATTGATAAATGTACcctcaaattaaagaaaattttaacaaatagaGACCAGGCATGTCACAATAAAGAGAGAATTAATTGAAATGTTAAATCAAgagaaaaattttgtttttttacaacaattcaTGCACACTGCTCAACCAACTGAGCTAGACCCCTTTGGTTAGGGCTTCAGTATAAAAATAAGCACTTGACAGTTGATGGTGTCAGTCAGTCAGTCTCAGCATAGAAGGCAGAAAGGTTTAAATCAATAAGATTGACTGAAGATTCTGTAACACAATATGCAAAATGGGATGGGGAGTTGTCACATTCTTCAATTTACTAGACATCCAATGCAACTAATTAATCCATTTAAGGTAAATACGTGTATAGAAATTACGATAAGTCAATacttacaagtttttttttcatttcttctattttttcccCCAATTCAGTTACATGCTGACTCAGAGCCTGCACAAGTTATACAAGATCAAATGTGACACCACAgatacaaaaagagaaaaaaaggtttctaattttcatataaaaaattggaACCTCGTGCCGTTGCATGACTACTGAACGCTGCAATGCCTTTGCCTTCGTTAGAAGGTTTCTAGGCCTCAATGTCATAGGTCGCCTATAATTCTTTCCACGGTAGTAAATAAGAGAAAATCCTTTAGGAACTTTATCTATTGCTACTAGTATTCCACCACTTTCATATTCCAATAACCTAGCTGTGTCTTCAACAAAAGCAAGggtcttttgttttgttattaatttaacaAGTTCTCGATGTTTCCAATGCAAATGCATATTCTCAATAACACCATCAAAAACACCACGTATACCTGCAGATTATTATAAACAGCTGTGAGTACTACATCATTGCAATATAGAAACTTTTATACAGCTGAGCATTACCCACCAAGTGGCAAGTATGCCTTCATTCTTAAACCAACTGAACGGAACATAACACGTTCTTCATCTGTGATTGTTTCCTTGTCATAATCAGGACCAACTGGAAGCAAAGATGCTTCTATTTTTGCTAATAGCTTTTCTGCTCTAAGCCTTTTGGCCTGGGCCTGTTCATGCATTCAGAgttttaaatatgaataaagcaaattaaaactaaaattgaacTGCATAAAACTGCAAGCAGACAAGCATGTACCCCAGTGCCCAGTACCaactaagaaaaatgataagttgAAACTTGAAGGATTTGCATTATCATGAATCCAGAATTCCAACCTAGGCCTACATCCTAAGTCCTACCAATGCTTATTTGGGCCCCTTTTCAGTGCCTCTTGTCTTGCCATAGCTCCATTACTGTATCAGATGCTGACTTTTACAAGGATTAATGCACACAATGAAGTTACCATATTTCTAAGATTCAAAAGGACCTTGATGCCAAGCCAAATGTTATAGACTGAACCACGGGttgttaaatgttttttttttctgcaacaAATTATTGAAAGTTCCTACCAATTTCAAAGCTTTCACTACTAAACTATAGCTCCTAAAAGCCTAAAACATAACATcctaattttttattccaaCAGCCACACTAAACTATTCCAAATTGATTCCAACAAGCAAGGTACGCTCAATACAACACAACTACTCTCCCAGGCATATAACCTTCACAAAACAAGTAGATACTTACAACAGCTAGtttacattcaatttttttgacAAGCTTAGCATTTTTGGCTTTGGCAACCTCTTGCATCATCCTCTCACGTTCTTCAGTAGATATATCCCTTCCCCAGCATGCCTGTGCCACGTAGAACTCTGCCAACGATCCTGCTTGTGCTGTTGATTCATCTTCCCCGGATGGAGTTGAGTCGAGAGCTTTGCACCGCACCTTCTCCTCAACATCCTGCACCTGTTTTGTCAATTCCTGTCTTTCAGCAATAACAGCAGCCACACTGGTTGGAACAAAGTCCTTCCCACGATATATTACAATGTAATATTTATTCCTTAGCAGTAAGGTACCTCCTGTTAATGCCTGCgcaaatgaaagaaaatcaaACCAGAATCCTGATATCCAAATAAACACAACTACTGTGTTCTCTTTCTTAAAATTCATGAGTTAGCAACAAAAGAATGCACCATTTGACATTTCGACTAGGTAAATAAAATTTAGCATTTACATTACATAGATTCAATGCAGGAAATCAGATTGTTATCTTTgatctatattttatttgtataatgaTGTTTTGAGCACAATTGGAGAAAAGGTATTAGTTATTCAAGTAAAGAAATTCATTTTCATCACTactttgtttgattatttgctAGCTGAAAACCAACTAATTCTCTCAAAGATTATAAATTTGGTTGGTGAATCTTGGGTATTATACCACCATTAACTAAAACTATAGCCAACAGCTTCAAAGGATActtaatttataacaaataCAAGATTTGGCATGCACCATAATTGTATTAAAGACTTAAGGACACCTTCGACAAATTAACTGCACTATTTATTCTAATAATCCCATTCAACCATTCaccctttttaattttatcagctCTGCAGCCCGTTATGTATTTGAATTCAACAATCAGTACTTTGTCCATAATGTGACACATTCAGCTTTAAACATGCTCAATTGCACAAGCAAGTAGCATCAAATGGGAAGTTACAGAGCACAAACCTTCAGTTCCTGAGCCATCAGTTCATTGTTTGTATTCACAATACCACGCTTGACACCAATCTTTGCAACTAAACTTTTCTCCCAAAGCCTAAGAATAGCAGATGCCAGACCTTGAAGATTTCTATTTCTCCCTTCATAAAGATCAGCACAAAATTCATATcagtaaaaggaaaacaaatttgACAAAACAGTTCAGCAGATGAACATTACCCAAGGCAAAGTGACAAGGAAGAGATTTAGCAAGCTTCCGCATATTCGTGAGTTCATCATTGGTCAGTTGCGGACGCATTCCGGCAGGAAGAAGCCTAAGAGGCGTTTTGTAACCAGGAACCATAGGGGGAAGTGAATCAGCATCAACGGGAAGTATTCCAGTACCCCACCATTCAACAAATCGAGGACCAAAGCCATCCAGCATCCTGTTGAATTCTGCTTCCTCTGGCGTCATGTTCTCCCCCTTCCACCAAACTGCCTCACTCTTTTCCATTGATGTTGCATCACTCTCCACCGGCCCTTGATAATTCTTACCACGGTAAACCCACATATAACTCCCCGACCTCCATATAACTAACCCTCTAGTTCTATGCTGCACAAGGCCACAACAACAATTCAGTTCACACAACTTCAACACTCAAAACACAAAACATGATAATATATCATTACCAACATCAACACTATGCACATGTTTGAATTGAATCATCCACAATCACATTGAAATACCAGCTAACGAGATTTTAGGTAAATTTTCACATGTTTGGTTTTACAAGTTTGAGGGATTGATTTTGAGTTGAAGCAACTtcagatagttttttttttttgtcagaataaaacttaaaaactgaattttgaatttttaccaaaataaaaataccaaaatgcAAATACATCACCTCAAAATCAATTCTGCATATGCTCACTCAAACACGCACGACGAACATCAATTATTACAAAACAATTAGGGATTGTATTGTGAAGGAACAAACCTCGACAATTTGATGAGCCAACTTCATGTTCTGAGCAAGAAACTCGTGAAACTTGAGCCTCACCAGCTCGCAGTTGCTCCAGTGACGGTGAATCCTGTCGAGCACGGCTCGCGTGAGGCCAGCTTTGGGAATAGTGATCTTTTCCTTAAGACTCATTCCAAGGGTTCGCAATCGCCGCAGCTCCTCCTCCACCAGCGTTTGCTCCGCCAATGTCGACGCATTAACGTTCTTCTTCTTTAGCATCTCCTTTTGCTGTTCCCCGGGCTCCTCTGCGTCTTCTTCTTGTCCCTTGTCCCACGGAAAAAGCGCCTGGTCGGGGCGAAGCCATTCGCGGCGCAGGAAATCGTCTTCGGCGTCGGCAAGGTCGGTGGTGGAAGCTAACCCTAAGTTGCGCAAGCGGAGGGCGATTCTCTCGATGGCGTTGGTGGCTTTGTGAAGGTGTTGGGGAGCGGGAAGGGAAAGAGGGTCGAATAAATCATCGTGGTCGCGGGTGGTTGGGAGAGAAGAGGAGGTGAGAGCGCGAATGGGAATTCCGAGTGGGGATTTGAGTTTGAATTTAGAGTAGGAGGAGAATAAGAGAACTGATGAAGAGGGTGGGAGTGTTGATAGTAAAGCACTTTTCATGCTTAatctcattttctcttttggaaGGGAATGAAAGCTAATTCGATTCAAGACACATATGTTTAtatctccttttttttatactCTCCTGGAAATCTTCTCGTAACCCCTATATGTTTTTTAGGCATTAATGTCTACAATGTACAAATTTAGtttgcaaaataaattttatacccACCCTTCCTCCTAAAATTGTGCTTTCTACTCCACGAACTCTCCTCCAGGTGTAATCTTTCATTTCTTGAAGCAGTATATATAGACACCTATTCTCGTGTATGTTATTCGGTCATCGTAAGCTGGCTGCAAGTGCAAACAGAAGAAGATAACCTGAATTTAGAAAACAATCAACACAAAGTTACTTGCACGATGGAAAGACCCACTGATTTATCTCTCCATCCAAACAAATTAGCCAAAGGTGCGCGTGCTCTCTAACGTAAAAACATTTACCCTCTCTTCTTGTACCCTTAATATAATAGACCATGTAAGTTACTTCATTGTTTTTCctgctctttttatttttatagcgCTCATAGGATATCTGCATTACTTTATCAATATTCAATCTTCCATTTCAATATGTCCATTAAAATGTCTTCCATTCACTCTAATTGTGTAGGATCTACAAAATCTTGCTGCAATAAAAATTCAACCTCCATGCTTTGTTAGATTGGAGTCACTGAAAATATATAATGGTCCATGCAGCAATAGATCGGATGAAGAACTAAACAGGGTAGCAGAGTACTTCAGAACTCTTCAGTAAACAGAGTTGCTgtcataaaaaagttatatccttatttcatggttaactgttttgataaatatttttacaacttATTCAGTATTTGCTTCCTTTTACGTTGCTCTTTCTCGCTGATCTCTCTCCTTACAACAAATTATAGGGTGTTATATTGTGAtggtcttatttatttaatttattaattattataggtGTTTTCTCATTTGGCATTTATAGATGGAAATTTGTAAGTAACCATCACTGTGGGGAATGCATATGAAAcatacaatttttattatttgaacatGTTTAGCAAAATCCATCCTTAAACTCATTAAGTGgatctttttataaattatttaatttttacttcattttatgATTACCTTCCTCCCCGACACACTCTTACAGCAAATGATAGATTGCTATATTGTCTGCGCCTTGTTTATACTGCTTGTTATAAATGTTGTTTTTTGTAACCAGGCTTTAACAtatgaaaatttttaatgtaacaaACTATCACTGTGGGGAACATGACCGAAATCCAGTATTAATATCAAGAAATATGCTCTGGGCTCATGCAGAATCAACGCAGTGACAGTGCAcggtttaaagaacattattgaCAGAGAAAATAGGATCAAATAATGACATGATTTAGTGGTATTACTTATGTGgataaaacagaaaaagaaagaaatagcaTGGGAAAACTCAAGAGTTTGAATATGAACAGAAATAAAAGTTGAACATGGTAAGTCAACAAAAGCAATAGTAATGTTGAGCAATTAAAAAAGTTGGCACAaagcaagtaaaaaagaaggaaaaaaaatgagaaaatggtCGTGATGATCAGAGTATAATATATGGGCCGTTAAAGTATAGAGTGCAAGAGAGTGTAAATGAATATAGCATTGGAAGGTACACTATCGAAGAAATCCAAAACAGAGATGAGATTCAACAATAacgaagaaaacaaaaacatattctTCAAATGGCAAGCtggaaaaataaatagttaataaaTTGTGATGTGGACATGAATTTGGAATCTGGTTTCTGGAATAAGTCCCAAGACTAGTGGTAAATTCCTAATCATTTgcttaccaagtaaaaatagTTGTACATCTAATGTTATTTTTCTCACATGTTCTTCATCTTTACATGGGAGCAGGAGATACAGTACAAGTTTCTATGCACGTATGGCATTTTCAGGAACGGGCGGAGGTGTCTCCTTCGGGCGTATCAGGATAAGGGATGTAATTGGATTAAGTGGTTTTTTTCTGGATTAATCAGAGCACATTGTATGGTTTGTTATAGAAGAGGGCACAGAACAATGATGCACACATTCTTATTTTGTGTGGTGGTACTTCATGTTCATCTGGTTTATTAGTGTTTATGGAGTTTATGGACGCGGGAGATTTGGGTTACTATCATGATCTCTTGTATTTTTTCTTGTATTGATCCTTTATTCCGTCAACATAGGAATATGGCTTTTTGTTTCATATTTCTTTGGTGTGTCAACACTGTACTTGAGTCTTGACTTGGGCACATCTTATTACAATGTCAcacatataatatttattctaaaaaatattaaaatgtcttgtgtttccttttttttccaacCAAACACTATGAATTTACAAGCAGAAAGGGAGACAAGATAAGAGAATAAATTGGGGTGAATTGTATTGCAAGAAAGAAATAGAGCTTGTGATTGATGATTTGTGTTTTGTAATTTAACGAACCCAAGAGAAACATAAACTCGTTGCAATTTATTGATCAATTAAACATATACCGTTGCTATGTGAGGGGCAACTACACAAGAATtcttggataaaataaaaaaagtctgTACGTTATGATTCCCATTCCCATGAGCAATATTTTGCATGGGAAAGTCAAAGTATCAACTACGGATAACGTTAGGTAGATGATGCTCATGAGGGTCAAATTCCACTTTGAGAAGGACTACTACTAGCGCGGGAAGAAGAATTGATGATCTCCCGACCCAGTTCATTTATTTTGCTGAGTAGAAGCATTTGCTCTGTCTCCAACTGTGTTATATACCCTTCCTGTGTATCCTCTAGACTTTCTAACTCACTCAAAGTTGTTGTTAATCCTTCAAGATTTTCATCCTCTATTAATGATCGAAACTTTTTCATCATCTCTCTCATCTGATAAAGTCAGAATAATTGTTGGTTAGAATAACTGCCTAAAATGCAAATGAGAATAGCCATAATCCAcacaaaaaatgaatgaataaatgGATTGCTTATACAAATGAAGGGAGTGCTCCAAGCAATAGCATATATATCAACCAACAACAATTCTTAATCTAGCTCAAAATTCTTGGAAGCAAATGTGTAGGTTATCCACATACATGGAAAACTGATTAAGACAAATGAAACTCAACGACACACACATTTCTACTAATTGAATATggacaaagaagaaagagattGTGAAAATGTAATCAATATGCATTGCCTTTCAAGACAATCATTATTACTTAATCCTCAGAGCAGAAAAAAGGTTGTATATAAAAACAGAGATGTGTTTTTTGACATGCAAGATTATCTCACCTGGGTAGGAATTTGGTGTGATTTACTTAACGAAGAGGGTTGAGAGTCTAGAGTATGTCTTGTTTGCATTTCTGGAACTTTTCTTGTAATTTGGATGTGGATCTCACCACTTTTCACCCCTTGCAGAGGTATCCACTTGTCAGACATCTGGTTTGGAGGCAACCTTTGATATTCTACAACACCTTCGCCTATACTTGATTCGGGTAGTAAAGCATTGTGGTCCTTAACATGCAGTATCAAGGGACTGCCATCGTCAAGGAACTCTAATGTCTGGTTCCAACGAGGGTTGAGTGTTTTGTGTATAACCTACCAGATAGTGCCACAGACAACTAGTAAGTAAACAAGCCTTGCAAGACTGAAATATTATCAGCGTGCAAATGCAGAGGAAAAACAAAGTTGTGAGAAAAACCGAGGGAATAACAGTCTTAACTTTTAACAtatgaatgaaaagatatacacacaaaaaaacaaacatatgaATGAATAGATTAGATTCCCCTTTGAAAggtatttaaaaaatgagattGTATATGTTGACCCCTATGTCTATTACCACAAATATAATCATAACTGTGCCATAACCATCATCGGTATTTAGTATTCAATTCATGCAAAAGAAACACAGTCAAAGTATTCTAACCTTTGTCCTTTTCTTCGAGTTTCCGTAGTTTACCCTCACATAAGGATCACTTGTCCCTCGAAGATCAGCAGCAATAAGATCCCTCGCTTCAATCACAACAAGTTCTATCCAACCATTAGTTGAACCCTGTGCTTATCAAAGGATTAGTACGTGTTAGAACTTAGAATGAAAGTGCCAGAGAAATTTCAGCATGGATAAATAACTGAAGTGATAATAGACCAAATATTagctttgtatatttttttttataatttatttaaaagaattacTAATTTCCTGTTGAAGAAGCATACCCTTGATCCTTCTTGGTCCTCCACCTTAACTACTTCAATTTTAAGCTTCAATTCACCCGAACTCACTCCTTCAAGAGGGATCCATTCAACCTTGATTGACCCATCCCCCAGTCCTTCCAAATTTACATTTGCACTACCAATATTTTCATCTCCAAAAATTTCTTCACTAAAGCATTTTACATTTAGGTATTCATCACCATCATTCTCATCAAATTCAAATGATTGATTCCAGACAGGATTTGTAGTAGTACTAGTAGTAGTAAGAGCAACCTTTGTTTTCTTGACAACCTGAAAAGATTATCAGCAACTGAATTAGATGTTATTATGAACCTAGATTGCATAGGTTACCTTTCAATAAATGTGGCAGAGACC contains:
- the LOC100776626 gene encoding CRM-domain containing factor CFM3, chloroplastic/mitochondrial, whose product is MRLSMKSALLSTLPPSSSVLLFSSYSKFKLKSPLGIPIRALTSSSLPTTRDHDDLFDPLSLPAPQHLHKATNAIERIALRLRNLGLASTTDLADAEDDFLRREWLRPDQALFPWDKGQEEDAEEPGEQQKEMLKKKNVNASTLAEQTLVEEELRRLRTLGMSLKEKITIPKAGLTRAVLDRIHRHWSNCELVRLKFHEFLAQNMKLAHQIVEHRTRGLVIWRSGSYMWVYRGKNYQGPVESDATSMEKSEAVWWKGENMTPEEAEFNRMLDGFGPRFVEWWGTGILPVDADSLPPMVPGYKTPLRLLPAGMRPQLTNDELTNMRKLAKSLPCHFALGRNRNLQGLASAILRLWEKSLVAKIGVKRGIVNTNNELMAQELKALTGGTLLLRNKYYIVIYRGKDFVPTSVAAVIAERQELTKQVQDVEEKVRCKALDSTPSGEDESTAQAGSLAEFYVAQACWGRDISTEERERMMQEVAKAKNAKLVKKIECKLAVAQAKRLRAEKLLAKIEASLLPVGPDYDKETITDEERVMFRSVGLRMKAYLPLGIRGVFDGVIENMHLHWKHRELVKLITKQKTLAFVEDTARLLEYESGGILVAIDKVPKGFSLIYYRGKNYRRPMTLRPRNLLTKAKALQRSVVMQRHEALSQHVTELGEKIEEMKKKLGLSQDLGTKDRWNVEDHNQIDHISEFTQSEEEYSDGDDTDDRLTFCNEVPESEWLLPLPAAS